One Roseibium sp. HPY-6 genomic region harbors:
- a CDS encoding LysR substrate-binding domain-containing protein has product MNSRQLEVFRAIMREGTLTAAANALSVSQPAVSKVLQHLEDQLGYRLFERAGGRLVPTAEAQLLTGDAERVFRELEGLKDLARRVGERKVGLLRLGAAQPLVQSLLPRALQIFRQNYPDVRVHLHSLPALEIAEALRAGDIDLAMTLSPILAPTVRTQTLCTVPIRVFLRVDDPLAGSEALSPSDLSGRDLVSYGSHATIGAALDEAFREYGETRQVAIEVATSVAAIPLVAEKLGIGLVDSLAPAGNGVVSKPFFPECTMPLTISRDSARPQPRLAEPFLAAFKAVL; this is encoded by the coding sequence ATGAATTCGCGTCAATTGGAAGTGTTTCGCGCCATTATGCGCGAAGGAACGCTTACGGCCGCCGCCAATGCACTCAGCGTTTCCCAGCCGGCCGTCTCCAAAGTCTTGCAGCATCTGGAAGACCAGCTCGGCTATCGGCTTTTCGAACGGGCCGGTGGCCGACTAGTTCCGACTGCGGAAGCACAGCTTCTCACCGGTGATGCCGAAAGGGTCTTCCGTGAGTTGGAGGGCTTGAAGGATCTGGCCAGGCGGGTGGGCGAACGAAAGGTTGGCCTCTTACGTCTGGGCGCAGCGCAGCCGCTGGTGCAATCCCTGCTTCCCCGTGCGCTTCAGATCTTCCGGCAGAACTATCCGGATGTGCGGGTACATTTGCACAGTCTCCCGGCGCTAGAAATCGCCGAAGCTCTTAGGGCTGGCGATATCGATCTCGCCATGACGCTGTCACCGATTCTTGCTCCGACCGTGCGCACGCAAACCCTCTGCACTGTTCCGATACGGGTCTTTCTTCGCGTGGATGATCCTCTGGCCGGCAGTGAAGCGCTTTCCCCATCAGATCTGAGCGGCCGTGATCTAGTATCCTATGGCAGCCATGCGACAATCGGTGCTGCCCTTGATGAGGCTTTCCGGGAATATGGTGAGACGCGGCAGGTTGCGATTGAGGTCGCAACGTCGGTTGCCGCCATACCACTTGTCGCTGAGAAGCTAGGGATTGGCCTGGTCGATAGTTTAGCACCTGCCGGCAATGGGGTCGTCAGCAAGCCATTCTTTCCTGAATGTACAATGCCGCTGACGATTTCCCGAGACAGCGCCCGTCCGCAACCGCGCTTAGCCGAGCCGTTTTTGGCAGCGTTCAAAGCGGTGCTGTGA
- a CDS encoding hydantoinase/oxoprolinase family protein, with translation MAYRIGVDVGGSFTDFAVLDDETGDLATLKVFSRPDAPGEEIVTALTRLQESGQVETGAVRRFTHGTTVGINTVIQRNGPKLALFTTANFEDVLELARLKIPEIHNLYSKRPVPLIPRECVMGIDERVLSDGSVQKAPERKDIERALQLARKNGAEGIVVAFLNAYRNSENEKTVAAVLKEIDPGLMVTTSSGTWPVIREYERTLTAVISGYVRSRVSHYLDRLEQSLKAQGVTVPALITKSNGGVMGLDQARAESVQMLLSGTASGVIGAGYIAQACEYADVLTLDIGGTSADVAVLQDGQAQHGTGELVGEFPIHIPSVAVSSVGQGGGSVAWIDPLGVLKVGPESAGSTPGPACYGRGGTKPTITDAMAVQNLIGHGDLGYGAVSVDHKAARAAIEPLAAQLQVSVEEVAASIVEIATSAMYAETQGLVSRFGIDLRGYHLIAFGGAGPMLACYLARELDVAGVLVPPTPGVVSALGGLVADLRNDFIKTLFLELTSQNVSTLVAPLDEMMAEGLRWLADQGFDGTPQITVSADMRYRGQSYEIETPLDRQAVENGEMAAIVQAFHREHERLFGHSDSSMPVQLINLRLVICGPTPKPRLPKPSMAASAPEPEEAVQAYFDGTSVDVPVYRRSSLAPGHKLAGPVIVAQDDTTTVVPPDFGLQVDSFGNLLLTRGS, from the coding sequence ATGGCATATCGGATTGGGGTTGACGTCGGTGGGTCGTTTACCGACTTCGCGGTTCTCGATGATGAAACTGGTGACTTGGCGACCCTGAAGGTCTTTTCGCGTCCGGATGCACCGGGCGAGGAGATCGTTACAGCCCTGACGCGACTGCAAGAGAGCGGTCAAGTGGAAACCGGGGCAGTTCGCCGCTTCACTCACGGCACGACAGTGGGGATCAACACGGTCATCCAGCGCAATGGCCCGAAACTGGCGCTTTTTACGACCGCGAACTTCGAGGATGTGCTTGAGCTGGCGCGGCTGAAAATCCCGGAAATTCACAATCTTTACTCCAAACGGCCGGTGCCCTTGATCCCGCGCGAATGTGTGATGGGGATCGATGAACGGGTCCTCTCGGATGGGTCAGTTCAAAAGGCGCCGGAGCGGAAGGATATCGAGCGGGCGCTGCAACTGGCGCGGAAGAATGGGGCCGAGGGCATCGTCGTCGCCTTCCTGAACGCTTACCGGAACAGTGAAAACGAGAAAACGGTCGCTGCTGTTCTCAAGGAGATCGATCCAGGCCTGATGGTAACCACATCCTCCGGTACCTGGCCGGTGATCCGCGAGTACGAACGCACATTGACGGCGGTTATCTCAGGTTATGTCCGGTCCAGGGTGTCGCATTATCTCGACCGGTTGGAACAATCCCTGAAAGCACAAGGAGTTACGGTGCCTGCCCTTATCACCAAGTCCAATGGAGGTGTAATGGGTCTTGATCAGGCGCGTGCTGAATCTGTTCAGATGCTTCTGTCCGGCACGGCATCCGGCGTAATTGGAGCAGGTTACATTGCACAGGCGTGCGAGTATGCGGATGTACTGACCCTAGATATTGGCGGCACGTCTGCGGATGTGGCGGTTTTACAAGATGGGCAGGCACAGCATGGTACTGGCGAACTTGTAGGCGAATTTCCAATCCACATTCCATCCGTTGCCGTCAGTTCGGTCGGTCAGGGGGGAGGTTCCGTCGCATGGATCGATCCTCTTGGTGTCCTGAAGGTCGGACCGGAAAGCGCTGGTTCCACACCTGGCCCCGCCTGCTATGGACGCGGAGGCACAAAGCCAACCATCACGGATGCGATGGCGGTTCAGAACCTGATTGGTCACGGTGATCTGGGCTATGGTGCAGTTAGCGTGGACCACAAAGCAGCGCGAGCTGCAATAGAGCCGCTGGCAGCACAGCTGCAGGTCAGTGTGGAGGAGGTTGCCGCCAGTATTGTCGAAATTGCGACCTCCGCCATGTATGCTGAAACACAGGGGCTTGTATCCCGTTTCGGTATCGATCTGCGCGGCTATCACTTGATTGCCTTTGGCGGCGCGGGTCCTATGCTGGCCTGTTATCTCGCTCGTGAGTTGGATGTAGCGGGTGTTTTGGTGCCGCCCACCCCTGGTGTCGTTTCGGCTTTGGGAGGGCTCGTCGCTGACCTCCGCAATGACTTCATCAAAACACTGTTTTTGGAATTGACGTCGCAGAATGTCAGCACGTTGGTGGCGCCGCTTGATGAGATGATGGCGGAAGGGTTGCGCTGGCTCGCAGATCAAGGATTTGACGGAACGCCGCAGATCACCGTGAGCGCTGACATGCGTTATCGCGGCCAGTCCTATGAAATCGAAACGCCTCTCGATCGCCAAGCGGTAGAGAACGGGGAAATGGCGGCTATCGTTCAAGCGTTTCACCGGGAACATGAACGGCTCTTTGGACATTCGGACTCATCAATGCCGGTGCAGCTGATCAATCTGAGGCTGGTGATTTGCGGCCCGACTCCGAAGCCTCGTTTGCCTAAGCCATCGATGGCAGCCAGTGCTCCAGAGCCGGAAGAGGCGGTGCAGGCCTATTTCGATGGCACATCCGTGGATGTGCCGGTCTACCGGAGGTCCAGTCTAGCGCCCGGGCATAAACTGGCGGGACCGGTGATCGTTGCTCAGGACGATACGACAACGGTCGTTCCGCCGGATTTCGGCCTTCAGGTCGATTCCTTTGGCAATCTGCTGCTGACACGGGGGAGTTAA
- a CDS encoding aldehyde dehydrogenase family protein yields the protein MSLTFDPTQPEFRSAHYIGGSYVDDNPSIPMFRPSDGREFAGCPIAGVDTVDRAVQAAKAALKTSGWGGLRPRERTDVLRRWADLIDENALKLAQLETVPSTRLINQMIKGDIAVTAEQIRFFAELADKEGGDTAPTAEGQLGMTITEPYGVVGAITPWNFPISMTGWKLGPALAAGNAVVLKPSEMTPFTSLFMAELATQAGIPAGLINVVLGDGPTTGNALTGHEDIAKVSFTGSTRAGQAIMENIARNGMKPMTLELGGKSPQIVFNDADLTLAADNIARSILFNAGQACVAGSRVLVHESVADALTEALATRMSGLVPGPAWNEATNYSAIISEKQIFRMDEMLQRACTEGAEILLGGERFEGPGYFYKPTLVTGAGQDNTAVREEIFGPVLTIQSFSDDEEACEVADHPVYGLCAGIYTRDLSRALKTIRAVTAGTVWVNRYGRSRDHILPTGGYKSSGFGKDLGKEAYKANRQSKTVLIDL from the coding sequence ATGTCGCTCACCTTTGATCCCACTCAGCCTGAGTTTCGGTCCGCGCACTACATTGGCGGGTCCTACGTCGATGACAATCCTTCCATTCCCATGTTCCGTCCCTCCGACGGACGGGAATTTGCCGGCTGCCCGATTGCAGGCGTAGATACTGTCGACCGTGCTGTACAAGCGGCCAAAGCAGCCTTGAAGACAAGCGGTTGGGGCGGCCTGCGCCCGCGCGAGCGCACCGACGTGTTGCGGCGGTGGGCCGATCTCATCGACGAAAACGCGCTGAAACTCGCTCAGCTCGAAACCGTGCCCTCAACCCGCCTGATCAATCAAATGATCAAGGGGGATATCGCTGTAACCGCCGAGCAGATTCGTTTCTTTGCGGAACTTGCCGACAAGGAAGGCGGAGACACCGCCCCCACTGCCGAGGGGCAACTCGGCATGACAATCACTGAGCCTTATGGCGTCGTCGGTGCGATTACCCCCTGGAATTTCCCAATTTCCATGACGGGTTGGAAGCTTGGCCCGGCGCTGGCGGCCGGCAATGCGGTTGTGCTCAAGCCGTCGGAAATGACGCCTTTCACCAGTCTCTTCATGGCGGAGCTGGCAACGCAGGCAGGTATACCCGCGGGTTTGATCAACGTTGTCCTTGGCGATGGTCCGACCACAGGAAACGCCTTAACCGGTCATGAAGACATCGCCAAGGTCAGCTTTACCGGATCTACCCGGGCAGGCCAGGCGATCATGGAAAACATCGCCAGAAATGGCATGAAACCAATGACGCTGGAACTGGGTGGCAAGAGCCCGCAGATTGTCTTCAATGATGCGGATCTGACATTGGCGGCCGACAACATAGCGCGTTCGATTCTATTCAATGCGGGGCAGGCCTGTGTGGCCGGAAGCCGTGTGTTGGTGCATGAAAGTGTTGCCGATGCTCTTACGGAGGCACTGGCTACACGCATGTCCGGCCTGGTGCCAGGGCCAGCTTGGAATGAAGCAACGAACTATTCCGCCATCATCTCAGAGAAGCAGATTTTTCGTATGGACGAGATGTTGCAACGGGCATGTACAGAAGGGGCAGAAATCCTGCTTGGGGGAGAGCGTTTCGAAGGTCCGGGTTACTTCTACAAGCCCACCCTTGTGACCGGTGCCGGTCAGGACAACACAGCCGTGCGAGAGGAAATTTTCGGCCCTGTCCTGACTATCCAAAGCTTCTCCGATGATGAGGAGGCCTGCGAGGTGGCCGATCATCCGGTGTATGGTTTGTGCGCAGGCATTTATACCAGGGACCTCTCCCGTGCATTGAAGACTATCCGGGCCGTGACGGCGGGTACCGTCTGGGTCAATCGCTACGGGCGTTCGCGCGACCACATCCTTCCTACCGGCGGCTACAAATCTTCCGGTTTCGGCAAGGACTTGGGCAAGGAGGCCTACAAGGCCAACCGTCAGTCAAAGACTGTTTTGATCGATTTGTGA
- a CDS encoding hydantoinase B/oxoprolinase family protein: protein MVIARSLQVLANFCGAAADAMAHTLMRTAHSAFIKETEDFSCQIVSREGLAFANPRHFGAPWYSGIDYGPLLAHFDNYRAGDICITNDPEAGHVSTHTPDIHIWKPVFHNGEIACFVVGHIHNTDVGGAVPASLSRSLTEIAQEGLRIPPVKLLEAGVENTFVAELIRSNVRMPEQNLGDLAAQIASVNVGERKMGEIIQRFGISTFLDGVKAILDHAEAQARAVIANVPDGDYFFADFADEDSPGGLPARIAITVRVQGNTLELDYTGSDPQLASSLNMPTGGRERHPLVMVGLTYVLATLSPGIWLNAGTLRPARAVLPEGSVVNSAPGAAIGMRSLTCAMTQIVTIGAFAQAVPDKIPAAAPGGNAILNIKAATKYGRPVMASIGPVGGGGGATPFDDGSDGAGGTTGFLRNTPLEITEAEVPIQFRRYGLEADSGGPGRWRGGLSAVMEFQVFSPGTVVTARNRNRSVMASWGLRGAGQPKVSTFELNPGTERAENLGNTDLVKCGPGDIIRVVGPGAGGIGHPFERLTEDVAADVRRGYVSVEAAKCIYGVVLKKGAVDDAETARLRTSLSVNKGLYSFSAERLAFEAVWSRERYELLTEFLAKQPVGWRAFLKQAVFQAVTDRGSTENLETGMQAIFEDLQQKHHL, encoded by the coding sequence ATGGTGATTGCAAGAAGTCTGCAAGTTCTGGCGAATTTTTGTGGTGCGGCGGCGGATGCCATGGCCCACACACTCATGCGCACTGCACATTCCGCCTTCATCAAAGAAACAGAAGACTTTTCCTGCCAAATCGTGTCGCGGGAGGGATTGGCTTTCGCAAATCCCCGGCACTTTGGCGCACCCTGGTATTCCGGCATCGACTATGGACCGTTGCTTGCACATTTCGACAACTATAGGGCTGGCGATATATGCATTACCAATGACCCGGAAGCCGGTCACGTCTCCACCCACACACCTGACATTCACATTTGGAAACCTGTTTTTCATAATGGAGAAATTGCCTGTTTCGTCGTTGGTCACATCCACAACACGGATGTAGGTGGTGCAGTCCCTGCGAGCCTTTCGCGCAGCTTGACTGAGATCGCGCAAGAGGGCTTGCGAATTCCTCCCGTAAAGCTACTGGAGGCCGGGGTGGAAAACACCTTTGTCGCCGAGCTGATCCGCTCAAATGTGCGCATGCCCGAGCAGAATCTCGGAGACCTGGCGGCACAGATAGCATCGGTGAATGTCGGCGAGCGCAAGATGGGCGAGATCATCCAGCGGTTCGGTATTTCCACGTTTCTGGATGGAGTTAAAGCTATTCTCGATCATGCGGAAGCGCAGGCCCGGGCGGTGATTGCCAATGTGCCCGATGGCGACTACTTCTTTGCGGATTTTGCCGATGAGGACAGCCCAGGCGGTTTGCCGGCAAGGATAGCAATAACCGTACGGGTTCAGGGTAACACGTTGGAACTCGACTATACCGGAAGCGATCCTCAGCTTGCCTCATCGCTCAACATGCCGACCGGTGGCCGGGAACGCCACCCTCTTGTGATGGTCGGTCTGACTTATGTGCTTGCCACCTTGTCGCCTGGTATTTGGCTCAATGCAGGGACTTTGCGCCCGGCGAGGGCGGTGTTGCCGGAAGGCTCGGTGGTGAACTCGGCACCAGGGGCGGCGATTGGGATGCGCTCCTTGACGTGCGCGATGACGCAGATCGTCACGATTGGTGCATTTGCGCAAGCCGTGCCAGACAAGATCCCGGCCGCGGCTCCGGGTGGCAATGCGATCCTCAACATCAAGGCCGCTACCAAGTATGGGCGTCCGGTTATGGCCTCTATCGGTCCGGTCGGGGGTGGTGGCGGCGCGACGCCTTTCGACGACGGAAGTGACGGAGCAGGAGGGACAACGGGTTTCCTTCGCAATACCCCCTTGGAGATTACGGAAGCGGAGGTGCCCATCCAGTTCCGCCGGTACGGCCTGGAGGCTGACTCCGGCGGCCCTGGCAGATGGCGCGGAGGCCTGTCGGCGGTTATGGAATTTCAGGTGTTCTCGCCGGGGACTGTGGTAACGGCGCGCAACCGGAACCGTTCAGTAATGGCTTCTTGGGGGCTGAGGGGAGCCGGGCAACCCAAAGTTTCGACCTTTGAGCTCAATCCGGGAACCGAAAGGGCGGAAAACCTAGGTAACACAGACCTGGTGAAATGTGGCCCTGGCGACATTATCCGGGTAGTAGGTCCGGGAGCGGGAGGTATTGGCCATCCTTTCGAACGCTTAACTGAGGATGTCGCAGCAGACGTCCGCCGCGGCTATGTCTCCGTAGAAGCTGCCAAATGCATCTATGGAGTTGTCTTGAAGAAAGGAGCGGTTGATGACGCTGAAACCGCTAGGCTTCGAACATCGCTTTCTGTCAATAAAGGGCTTTACAGTTTTTCCGCTGAACGCCTCGCGTTCGAGGCTGTTTGGAGCCGGGAACGTTATGAGCTTTTGACAGAGTTTCTGGCGAAACAACCGGTTGGCTGGCGTGCATTCTTAAAGCAGGCCGTTTTCCAAGCTGTAACCGACCGTGGTTCAACTGAAAATCTGGAGACCGGAATGCAGGCAATTTTCGAAGATCTGCAACAGAAACACCATCTGTAA
- a CDS encoding ABC transporter substrate-binding protein, translated as MDRRSFLKNAGLAGTGGATLLAAPAVAQERKEFTIVSSFPRDFPGLGMSAQRLSKRITELSNGRLQATYYAAGERVGAFDVFDEVASGNAQAYISADYYWVGKDPAFAYFTSVPFGMTMPEWNAWIKFKGGQELWDKVSGNFDLKALPCGGTGTQMGGWFNVEIESVDDLKGLKMRIPGLGSFVMSKLGVSVVSLPGGQIYENLVSGAIDAAEWVGPYNDYFMKFYEAAKYYYMAGMHEPGGGNSFGMNKVWWTSLTEWERTVIEAACMEENAAMNEEFLANNGIYLKKLVEDHGTQLRQFNEETWDAFGEAAIEVIEENRGQSALTAEIHDHYRAALTELGQFRKGAEITYSNQRNRVLGL; from the coding sequence ATGGATCGCCGTTCATTTTTAAAAAATGCCGGGCTGGCTGGCACCGGTGGTGCGACGTTGCTTGCAGCTCCAGCCGTCGCTCAAGAACGCAAAGAATTCACTATAGTGTCGAGCTTTCCGCGCGATTTTCCAGGCCTCGGCATGTCAGCACAGCGGCTTTCGAAACGGATAACGGAATTGTCCAATGGTCGCCTTCAAGCCACATATTATGCGGCAGGCGAAAGAGTTGGCGCATTTGACGTCTTCGATGAAGTCGCGTCCGGAAACGCTCAAGCCTACATTTCAGCAGACTACTATTGGGTTGGAAAAGATCCTGCCTTTGCTTATTTCACTTCTGTTCCGTTTGGGATGACCATGCCGGAGTGGAACGCTTGGATCAAATTCAAGGGAGGACAAGAACTCTGGGACAAAGTTTCTGGAAATTTCGATCTAAAAGCTCTCCCGTGCGGTGGGACAGGAACGCAAATGGGCGGCTGGTTCAACGTTGAGATTGAATCGGTGGACGACCTCAAAGGCCTAAAGATGCGCATCCCAGGCCTCGGCAGCTTCGTAATGTCGAAACTGGGTGTGTCCGTGGTGTCTTTACCCGGAGGACAGATCTATGAAAATCTCGTTTCAGGTGCGATCGATGCCGCCGAATGGGTTGGCCCCTACAACGACTATTTCATGAAATTCTACGAAGCTGCCAAGTACTATTATATGGCTGGCATGCATGAGCCCGGTGGCGGCAATTCTTTCGGGATGAACAAGGTCTGGTGGACAAGCCTAACCGAATGGGAAAGAACTGTCATCGAAGCGGCCTGTATGGAAGAAAATGCCGCTATGAACGAAGAGTTTCTCGCCAACAATGGCATCTACCTGAAGAAACTTGTCGAAGATCATGGCACACAACTCCGTCAGTTTAACGAAGAAACCTGGGACGCATTCGGTGAAGCGGCCATAGAAGTGATTGAGGAAAATCGCGGGCAGTCTGCGCTCACAGCAGAAATTCACGACCACTACCGCGCAGCCCTCACTGAACTCGGACAATTTCGAAAGGGCGCCGAAATCACATATTCCAATCAGAGAAACAGAGTTCTGGGACTTTAG
- the argE gene encoding acetylornithine deacetylase, producing the protein MHEGFGLATPQEMTAQQILAELVSIPELPGTSNINMVNWVTSYLQNQGVEPHILPGPEGNRSNLFATIGPTNVPGIVLSGHMDVVPVEGQDWTANPFILTDLGGKLTARGASDMKGFLACVLAMAPIFKAADLKQPVHIAFSYDEEIGCRGVPHLINAIPDLCALPRLCIVGEPSDMRPVLSHKGKQAMELRFEGRSAHSSNPALGINALYPAAETLLYLRDLAKRLESEGPFNESFTPPYPTVVAGVINGGAAVNIIPEAANLKFEVRSVPGYEPKLITGEILAKLDHLKLEAKAAGQPIEITFSELSSYPALAPVEDPDLVGFMEDCSGHRAIQAVSYGTEAGLFHAAGIPSIICGPGSITRAHRPDEYILQSELDACMQMLDKVRQTMR; encoded by the coding sequence ATGCACGAGGGATTCGGTTTGGCAACGCCGCAAGAGATGACCGCACAACAGATTCTGGCAGAACTGGTCTCCATTCCGGAACTGCCGGGCACCTCCAACATCAATATGGTGAACTGGGTCACCTCCTATCTTCAAAACCAAGGCGTTGAGCCTCATATTTTGCCTGGCCCAGAAGGCAACCGGAGCAATCTGTTCGCCACGATCGGTCCAACGAACGTGCCAGGTATAGTTCTCTCCGGCCATATGGATGTTGTGCCTGTAGAAGGTCAGGACTGGACCGCAAATCCGTTCATCTTGACCGATCTCGGCGGCAAACTTACAGCCCGCGGAGCCAGCGACATGAAGGGATTTCTTGCCTGCGTTCTAGCTATGGCACCTATTTTCAAAGCGGCTGACTTGAAGCAACCGGTGCATATCGCATTTTCCTATGACGAGGAAATAGGTTGCCGGGGCGTTCCGCATCTGATCAACGCCATCCCGGATCTCTGTGCCCTGCCCCGGCTCTGTATCGTCGGAGAACCCTCGGACATGCGGCCTGTGCTCTCCCACAAGGGCAAACAGGCAATGGAACTGCGCTTCGAAGGCCGTTCCGCCCATAGTTCCAATCCGGCTCTCGGGATAAACGCCCTGTATCCGGCAGCCGAGACACTTCTCTATTTGCGTGATCTGGCGAAAAGGTTGGAAAGCGAAGGCCCGTTCAATGAGAGCTTTACGCCCCCCTATCCGACTGTCGTTGCTGGCGTCATCAATGGCGGTGCAGCGGTGAACATCATTCCAGAGGCTGCCAATTTGAAGTTCGAGGTCCGTTCCGTTCCGGGCTACGAGCCAAAATTGATCACCGGCGAGATACTTGCCAAGCTGGATCACCTGAAGCTTGAAGCCAAAGCTGCCGGGCAACCGATTGAGATCACTTTTTCGGAGTTATCAAGCTATCCCGCCCTTGCCCCTGTAGAAGATCCGGACCTGGTTGGTTTCATGGAAGACTGTTCCGGACATCGAGCCATTCAGGCAGTTAGCTACGGCACCGAAGCCGGCCTGTTTCACGCAGCCGGGATACCTTCGATTATCTGTGGTCCGGGCTCCATTACCCGCGCCCACCGTCCGGACGAATATATCCTCCAATCAGAGCTTGATGCCTGTATGCAGATGCTGGATAAGGTTAGACAGACAATGCGCTAA
- a CDS encoding GNAT family N-acetyltransferase, protein MQSSPLSSLQVMSWSRKDGYTLSTDQDRIDLEVLADFLKNDAYWSNGLPEAVLKRALAGSLVMGVYTPDGRMVGFARLVTDCAVFAYLRDVFVLPMERGKGLAVWMARQIRDHPDLATISTWMLATKDAHQVYKKAGYRPVKHPEWYMTVPKHDL, encoded by the coding sequence ATGCAGTCGTCTCCCCTATCCTCGTTGCAAGTTATGTCCTGGAGCCGGAAAGACGGTTACACGCTTTCGACCGATCAAGACCGGATTGATCTGGAAGTGCTGGCAGATTTTTTGAAAAACGACGCCTATTGGTCCAATGGTTTGCCCGAAGCAGTGTTGAAGCGGGCTCTTGCCGGCTCCCTAGTCATGGGGGTTTATACACCGGACGGGCGTATGGTCGGCTTCGCCCGGCTCGTAACCGATTGCGCTGTCTTTGCCTATTTGCGGGATGTGTTCGTTCTACCGATGGAGCGAGGGAAAGGGCTTGCCGTTTGGATGGCCCGGCAGATCAGAGACCATCCGGACCTGGCGACCATCAGCACCTGGATGTTGGCAACCAAGGATGCACATCAGGTCTATAAAAAGGCCGGTTACCGGCCGGTTAAACACCCCGAGTGGTACATGACCGTTCCTAAACATGACCTCTAA
- a CDS encoding ABC transporter ATP-binding protein encodes MQIEVRVCANTFNRACFLDNQPMYEMRQRDVARKLALVEQHTDTEERITVRDAVELGRTPFLSALGPWRQEDDVIVSGALDAVDLSGFGNRYWHTLSGGERQRVHIARALAQEPEILLLDESTNHLDIRHQLSILHLVRSLPVTKIIALHDLNQALMCDRICVMQAGQIEAIGCPPDILTESRLRDTFGVCGHFMNDPFDGTPVIRFHSAHKGN; translated from the coding sequence ATGCAAATTGAGGTACGCGTTTGTGCGAACACCTTCAACAGGGCGTGTTTTTTGGACAATCAACCTATGTATGAGATGCGTCAAAGGGATGTCGCACGCAAACTTGCGCTTGTCGAACAGCACACAGACACTGAAGAACGCATAACCGTTCGCGACGCGGTGGAGCTTGGTCGTACGCCTTTCCTGTCTGCGCTCGGGCCATGGCGTCAGGAAGATGACGTCATCGTATCTGGCGCCCTTGATGCAGTGGATCTGAGCGGCTTTGGGAACCGGTACTGGCATACTTTATCAGGTGGTGAGCGGCAGCGGGTCCATATTGCCCGTGCATTGGCTCAGGAACCAGAAATTCTCCTTCTGGATGAGTCGACCAACCACTTGGATATTCGGCACCAACTGTCAATTCTACATCTTGTCAGAAGCCTTCCGGTTACCAAGATCATTGCTCTACACGATCTAAACCAGGCGCTGATGTGTGACCGCATCTGTGTCATGCAGGCAGGGCAAATCGAAGCCATCGGTTGTCCACCGGATATCCTGACTGAGTCCCGTTTACGTGACACGTTCGGTGTGTGTGGCCATTTCATGAATGACCCTTTCGACGGGACGCCTGTCATTCGTTTTCATAGCGCTCACAAAGGAAACTGA
- a CDS encoding pseudoazurin, producing MRLLLSICLSQLSGLAIAETYEVKMLNRNDSGSMVYDPPYLNVEPGDTVKFIAKKRGHNAASIDGMIPVGAEPFKGKTNEEIEVTFEVDGLYGVKCTTHFAMGMVMLVEVGEPKATMDNTPEDLPRRAAERFRTYLGHVSQ from the coding sequence ATGCGCCTTTTACTCTCGATTTGCCTTTCGCAGCTTTCCGGATTGGCGATAGCGGAGACCTATGAGGTCAAGATGTTAAATCGCAACGATAGCGGGTCGATGGTCTATGATCCTCCCTATCTGAATGTCGAGCCCGGTGACACCGTCAAATTCATAGCGAAAAAACGGGGGCATAATGCAGCAAGCATAGACGGAATGATTCCTGTGGGTGCGGAGCCCTTCAAAGGGAAGACCAACGAAGAAATCGAAGTAACCTTCGAGGTTGACGGCCTTTATGGCGTAAAATGCACGACGCATTTCGCGATGGGTATGGTCATGCTTGTCGAAGTCGGAGAGCCCAAAGCGACAATGGACAATACTCCAGAGGATTTGCCGCGGCGCGCTGCTGAACGCTTTCGCACTTACCTTGGTCATGTCAGCCAGTAA